A genomic window from Candidatus Binatia bacterium includes:
- a CDS encoding peroxiredoxin-like family protein yields MHCREHAAQLRERYEEFRGKGSEVVAIGTGDVRYAEDFVASENIPFPVLVDDDGAAARAAAVKVSSFIGLFHPRTWGPTRETMRRGYGVHKVGQRVTQLGASFVISPGPALQYEHIDRDSTDHAPIDELLAAIPQRG; encoded by the coding sequence CTGCACTGTCGTGAACATGCCGCGCAGTTGCGCGAGCGCTACGAGGAATTCCGCGGCAAGGGGAGCGAGGTCGTTGCGATCGGAACGGGCGACGTCCGCTACGCAGAGGACTTCGTCGCGAGCGAGAACATTCCGTTCCCGGTTCTCGTGGACGATGATGGTGCGGCGGCCCGAGCGGCGGCGGTGAAGGTCTCCTCGTTCATCGGGTTATTCCATCCTCGGACCTGGGGCCCGACGCGCGAGACGATGCGGCGTGGCTACGGGGTCCACAAGGTGGGCCAGCGCGTGACGCAGTTGGGGGCCAGCTTCGTGATCTCGCCCGGGCCGGCGCTCCAGTACGAGCACATCGACCGCGACAGCACGGATCACGCTCCCATCGACGAGTTGCTCGCTGCGATTCCTCAGCGGGGCTGA
- a CDS encoding GNAT family N-acetyltransferase: MSSEPALFSLRVLTQFANDVRQDEWDALVGDESPFLEWGWLASLEDAGCVGGDTGWSPQHLTLYQADRLVGACPLYLKTNSEGEFVFDYAWANAAHRGGIEYYPKMLVAVPFTPATGIRFLVAPDLDRAGIIRALGKALRDLCHENEISSIHVNFCNEDEAAVLADVGFIERRGFQYKWRNHGYESFEDYLGALRHKRRKEIKRERRILGDQKIEIQALVGDDIPDEMFAEMYRLYLTTVDKYAWGRRYLSSSFFDMLRERFRKNLCFLVARQNDEVIAGTFNVQKSGALYGRYWGTYEEVRHLHFNVCYYATIEHCIASGLERFEPGAGGEFKWLRGFDAEETRSMHYLRDPRLGEAVGRFLEEEREEVSRVIDAMGERSQLKPRPNS; this comes from the coding sequence ATGTCCTCTGAACCCGCTCTGTTCTCCCTCCGTGTTCTGACGCAGTTCGCGAACGACGTCCGCCAAGACGAGTGGGACGCCCTCGTGGGGGACGAGTCGCCTTTCCTCGAATGGGGATGGCTCGCCTCTCTGGAGGACGCCGGGTGCGTGGGTGGCGACACCGGTTGGAGCCCCCAGCACCTCACGCTCTATCAGGCCGACCGGCTCGTCGGCGCGTGCCCGCTGTACTTGAAGACCAATAGCGAGGGGGAGTTCGTCTTCGACTACGCGTGGGCGAACGCCGCGCACCGGGGCGGGATCGAGTACTACCCGAAGATGCTCGTCGCGGTGCCGTTCACGCCGGCCACCGGGATTCGGTTTCTCGTTGCGCCCGACCTCGACCGCGCGGGGATCATCCGGGCCTTGGGCAAGGCGCTGCGCGATCTGTGTCACGAGAACGAGATTTCCTCGATCCATGTGAACTTCTGCAACGAGGACGAAGCCGCCGTTCTGGCCGACGTCGGCTTCATCGAGCGCAGAGGGTTTCAGTACAAGTGGCGGAACCACGGTTACGAGTCCTTCGAGGACTACCTCGGTGCGCTTCGGCACAAGCGTCGGAAAGAGATCAAGCGCGAGCGACGCATCCTCGGCGATCAGAAGATCGAGATCCAAGCGCTCGTCGGAGACGATATTCCCGACGAGATGTTTGCCGAGATGTATCGTCTCTATCTCACCACCGTCGACAAGTACGCCTGGGGACGACGCTATCTGTCTTCGTCCTTCTTCGACATGTTGCGCGAGCGGTTTCGCAAGAACCTGTGCTTCCTCGTCGCCCGGCAGAACGATGAGGTGATTGCGGGCACGTTCAACGTCCAGAAGAGCGGAGCGCTCTACGGGCGTTACTGGGGCACGTACGAGGAGGTGCGGCATCTCCATTTCAATGTCTGCTACTACGCGACGATCGAGCACTGCATCGCGTCCGGCCTCGAACGATTCGAGCCGGGGGCCGGTGGCGAGTTCAAATGGCTGCGCGGCTTCGACGCGGAGGAAACGCGCAGCATGCATTATCTACGCGACCCGAGGCTGGGTGAGGCCGTCGGTCGCTTCCTCGAGGAGGAGCGCGAAGAGGTTTCGCGAGTGATCGATGCGATGGGCGAGCGCAGCCAGCTCAAGCCGCGACCGAACTCCTAG
- a CDS encoding VOC family protein, which yields MGEPIRTERPPRLQATFAVLALVLVASCSDIQPPTMPALPSASGAHTPGRIVWIDLLTADFEEAEAFYGPLFGWTFQKTTDPDYRSISLGDEPVAGMIERDEQDNEAEAIWLTYLSVPNVNRASQEAKSSLGRVLMKPQEAPERGRVSVVADSDHAIVVLLRASGGDPAASPVRDGEFLWADLWTHDLKGAARFYKKVAGLEVKTVKKRDGSTQHLLVKDGVATAGLVKLPWKEVQANWLPYVKTADVAATARKAVQLGGKVLLQSKNTAVIQDPEGGAIGIQSKAPKGDPR from the coding sequence ATGGGAGAGCCCATCCGCACAGAACGTCCGCCGCGCCTACAAGCCACCTTCGCTGTCTTGGCGCTCGTCCTCGTCGCGAGCTGCAGCGACATTCAACCGCCCACGATGCCCGCGCTCCCCTCGGCGAGCGGCGCGCACACGCCGGGCCGGATCGTCTGGATCGACCTGCTGACCGCCGACTTCGAAGAAGCCGAAGCCTTCTACGGCCCGCTGTTCGGATGGACGTTTCAGAAGACGACGGACCCCGACTATCGGTCGATCTCTCTCGGTGACGAGCCGGTGGCCGGAATGATCGAGCGAGACGAGCAGGACAACGAGGCGGAAGCGATCTGGCTCACCTACCTCTCCGTGCCCAACGTCAACCGCGCCTCCCAAGAAGCCAAGAGCTCGCTGGGGCGGGTGCTCATGAAACCTCAGGAAGCTCCCGAGCGCGGTCGCGTCTCCGTCGTTGCCGACAGCGACCACGCGATCGTCGTCCTCCTACGGGCCTCGGGCGGTGACCCGGCCGCATCTCCCGTGCGAGACGGCGAGTTCCTCTGGGCCGACCTCTGGACCCACGACCTCAAAGGCGCGGCGCGCTTCTACAAGAAGGTTGCCGGGCTCGAGGTGAAGACCGTGAAAAAGCGTGACGGTTCGACCCAGCACTTGCTCGTGAAGGATGGCGTGGCGACCGCTGGCCTCGTGAAACTCCCGTGGAAGGAAGTCCAGGCGAATTGGCTTCCGTACGTGAAAACAGCGGACGTCGCCGCGACGGCGCGGAAGGCCGTGCAACTCGGCGGCAAAGTTCTGCTCCAGTCAAAAAACACAGCGGTGATTCAGGATCCCGAGGGCGGCGCGATCGGAATTCAATCCAAAGCACCGAAGGGAGATCCGCGATGA